The proteins below come from a single Eubacterium limosum genomic window:
- the recN gene encoding DNA repair protein RecN: MLLNIVIKNYALIEALNIDLDPGLNVITGETGAGKSIVIDALTLLLGQRGNKSNIRHGADKMVVQGLFDIDGNQAVAAKLAEFGIEPEDGRLILTREIDTKGKNVCRADGMIITVTQLRAIGDNLIDIHGQHEHQSLFQRENHRHLLDDFGGDLARELLGAVVEDAARLKELSQKIRGLEKDEREMERQKEMFLYELKEIRAAKLIDGEEESLESDKKILVNSEQLFRSANEAYQVLNGDENAYQTALLALLTELGDRIRNISEIDSGFKVYETVVESAYQELENLSFEIRSYIDGIDFDMNNLDEVEKRLGVITGLKRKYGSSIKEILDYGALLEERLSGLMNRDEQIEKFQKQYKKILRDYESRANALHEMRKKSGQVFKEALEHELKDLAMEKTVVQVQIIQEKKLISPKGQDQVEFLISVNPGVPPKPLRKIASGGEISRIMLSIKSIFGDRDRIQTMIFDEIDTGISGRTAQAVAEKVFELSKTHQIICITHLPQIASMADKHFLVEKKSADDSVEVNFGPLGERERQNELARMLSGAEVTQTTLDHAAEMLEMTKKLKKTK; this comes from the coding sequence ATGCTGTTAAATATCGTCATTAAAAATTATGCCCTGATCGAGGCTTTGAATATCGACCTGGATCCGGGGCTCAATGTGATCACTGGGGAAACCGGGGCCGGTAAATCCATTGTTATCGACGCGCTTACACTACTGTTGGGGCAGCGGGGCAACAAGTCTAATATCCGCCACGGTGCGGATAAAATGGTGGTGCAGGGATTGTTTGATATTGACGGAAATCAGGCAGTTGCCGCCAAGCTGGCCGAATTCGGTATTGAGCCAGAGGATGGGCGCCTCATTTTGACCCGTGAGATAGATACCAAGGGGAAAAATGTATGTCGGGCAGATGGGATGATCATTACTGTAACACAGCTCCGGGCCATCGGCGACAACCTGATTGATATCCACGGACAGCATGAGCATCAGTCGCTGTTTCAGCGGGAAAACCACCGGCATCTTCTGGATGACTTTGGCGGGGATCTGGCCAGGGAACTGCTGGGCGCTGTGGTGGAAGACGCTGCGAGACTTAAGGAGCTCAGCCAGAAAATCCGCGGACTTGAAAAAGATGAGCGGGAAATGGAACGTCAGAAGGAAATGTTCTTATATGAGCTTAAGGAAATTCGGGCCGCCAAGCTGATCGACGGTGAAGAGGAAAGCCTGGAGAGTGACAAAAAGATTCTTGTCAACAGTGAGCAGCTTTTCAGAAGCGCCAACGAAGCCTACCAGGTTTTAAACGGTGACGAAAACGCCTACCAGACCGCCCTCCTGGCGTTGCTGACCGAGCTGGGCGACCGTATACGCAATATTTCGGAGATTGACAGCGGCTTTAAGGTCTATGAGACTGTGGTGGAATCGGCTTATCAGGAGCTTGAGAACCTGTCTTTTGAAATCCGCAGCTATATTGACGGTATTGACTTTGACATGAATAATCTGGATGAAGTGGAGAAACGCCTGGGCGTGATTACCGGGCTCAAACGAAAATACGGAAGCTCGATCAAGGAGATTCTGGATTATGGCGCGCTGCTGGAAGAACGGCTTTCTGGCCTCATGAACCGCGATGAGCAGATCGAAAAATTTCAGAAGCAGTATAAAAAAATTCTGAGAGACTATGAAAGCAGGGCCAACGCACTTCATGAAATGCGCAAAAAATCCGGGCAGGTATTTAAGGAAGCCCTTGAACATGAATTGAAGGATCTGGCTATGGAAAAAACCGTAGTACAGGTGCAGATCATCCAGGAAAAGAAGCTGATCTCACCCAAGGGACAGGATCAGGTTGAATTTTTGATCTCAGTTAACCCCGGGGTGCCGCCCAAGCCGCTGCGCAAAATTGCTTCGGGAGGGGAAATCTCCCGCATCATGCTCAGCATTAAAAGTATTTTTGGCGACCGCGACCGGATCCAGACCATGATTTTTGACGAGATTGACACAGGTATCAGCGGGAGGACGGCTCAGGCAGTGGCTGAGAAGGTTTTTGAGCTCAGCAAGACCCACCAGATTATCTGTATCACCCATCTGCCACAGATTGCCTCGATGGCGGATAAGCATTTTCTGGTCGAGAAAAAATCGGCCGACGACAGTGTTGAGGTGAATTTTGGACCGCTTGGAGAACGGGAACGCCAGAATGAGCTGGCCCGGATGCTTAGCGGCGCAGAGGTGACCCAAACGACCCTTGATCATGCTGCCGAAATGCTGGAAATGACCAAAAAGTTAAAAAAGACAAAATAG